The Acidimicrobiales bacterium genome has a window encoding:
- a CDS encoding alpha/beta hydrolase, whose translation MTDDDEMIVADGVETRVRVTGEGNPLVLIHGSGNHLEVWGRVVPLLANRFRCVTYDMVDHGWSADSDHDATMGDYVGQLRGLLDALSLEAPVLVGHSLGAGVALHTAVADPGATAGVVAVSGSGRRPPKEKAVRLADLSEAAARNPDVDSVRARLGGIVVDPATVEDLIGVRMELLERPGALARTKRVVARLRVDPPPGAAEALWERLAASGVPLGVVWGADDPVTPVSDAQDLAGAVPDSRCVVIDDCGHLPQYERPAEFVEALLATLSPTKKG comes from the coding sequence ATGACCGATGATGACGAGATGATCGTCGCCGACGGAGTCGAGACGCGGGTGCGGGTGACGGGCGAGGGGAACCCTCTCGTGTTGATCCACGGGTCCGGCAACCACCTCGAGGTCTGGGGCCGGGTGGTGCCGCTGTTGGCGAACAGGTTCCGGTGCGTCACCTACGACATGGTGGACCACGGCTGGTCCGCCGACTCCGACCACGACGCGACGATGGGCGACTACGTGGGCCAGCTACGGGGGCTATTGGACGCGCTCTCGCTCGAAGCGCCGGTCCTCGTCGGCCACTCGCTCGGCGCCGGCGTCGCGCTGCACACGGCGGTGGCCGACCCGGGCGCGACGGCCGGGGTCGTTGCGGTGTCGGGCTCCGGGCGCCGCCCGCCGAAGGAGAAGGCGGTCCGTCTCGCCGACCTGTCGGAGGCCGCTGCCCGCAACCCCGACGTGGATTCGGTCCGGGCCCGACTCGGCGGGATCGTCGTCGACCCGGCGACCGTCGAGGACCTCATCGGGGTCCGGATGGAACTGCTGGAACGTCCGGGCGCGCTCGCCCGGACCAAGCGGGTGGTGGCGCGGCTACGCGTCGATCCCCCGCCGGGCGCCGCCGAGGCCCTGTGGGAGCGTCTCGCAGCCTCGGGGGTGCCGCTCGGCGTCGTGTGGGGTGCGGACGATCCCGTCACACCGGTGTCCGATGCTCAAGACCTGGCCGGCGCCGTGCCCGACAGCCGCTGTGTCGTCATCGACGACTGTGGCCATCTCCCTCAGTACGAACGGCCAGCGGAGTTCGTCGAGGCTCTGTTGGCGACGCTGTCCCCGACCAAGAAGGGATGA
- a CDS encoding cyclase family protein: MPDVTTVRELCDRFSNWGRWGDDDQLGTLNHITPDCLIAAAQLVEKGKVISLAAPFGDDGPQAGGGALGRFNPIHLMTRDGNDAAMGTTPRDFFGGRDGHFRSADDIVIMPLQCSTQWDGLAHVIFDDTMWNGKEASLVSSKGALVNAISQLRAQVSGRGVLLDVARHNGVEWLQPGHAIGADELAACADAQGVEVRRGDIVLVRTGQMAQVAAEGGWGSFAGGDAPGLGLDSASFFAEREVAALATDTWGMEVRPNETPDVFQPVHLVLIQAMGMTVGEIFDLEEAGADCADDGVYEFFFCAPPIPFERAVASPINPQIFK; this comes from the coding sequence ATGCCCGATGTCACCACCGTCCGCGAGCTGTGCGACCGGTTCTCGAACTGGGGCCGATGGGGCGACGACGACCAGCTCGGGACGCTGAACCACATCACCCCGGACTGCCTGATCGCCGCCGCCCAGCTGGTCGAGAAGGGAAAGGTGATCTCCCTCGCGGCCCCGTTCGGCGACGACGGCCCCCAGGCTGGCGGTGGCGCCCTCGGCCGGTTCAACCCGATCCACCTGATGACCCGGGACGGCAACGACGCCGCCATGGGCACGACGCCGCGGGACTTCTTCGGCGGGCGCGATGGTCACTTCCGGTCCGCGGACGACATCGTGATCATGCCGTTGCAGTGCTCGACCCAGTGGGACGGGCTGGCACACGTGATCTTCGACGACACGATGTGGAACGGCAAGGAAGCGTCGCTGGTGTCGAGCAAGGGCGCCCTCGTGAACGCGATCTCCCAGTTGCGGGCGCAGGTCAGCGGGCGGGGTGTGCTGTTGGACGTCGCCCGCCACAACGGGGTCGAGTGGCTTCAGCCGGGCCACGCCATCGGCGCCGACGAGTTGGCGGCGTGCGCCGACGCGCAGGGCGTGGAGGTCCGCCGGGGCGACATCGTCCTGGTCCGCACGGGTCAGATGGCCCAGGTGGCCGCCGAGGGCGGGTGGGGTTCGTTCGCCGGGGGCGACGCGCCCGGGCTCGGTCTCGACTCGGCGTCGTTCTTCGCGGAGCGCGAGGTGGCGGCCCTCGCCACGGACACCTGGGGGATGGAGGTCCGCCCCAACGAGACACCCGATGTCTTCCAGCCCGTTCACCTTGTCCTGATCCAGGCGATGGGCATGACGGTCGGCGAGATCTTCGACCTCGAGGAGGCGGGTGCGGACTGCGCCGATGACGGGGTGTACGAGTTCTTCTTCTGTGCGCCGCCGATCCCGTTCGAGCGGGCGGTGGCATCGCCGATCAACCCTCAGATCTTCAAGTGA
- a CDS encoding asparaginase — translation MTESSAPLLVLTTGGTIAAVSDDATGVVPGDGVDRLTAGFSGGEIVVEQVASTTSWNLTVDDVVDIGGRAARALADGEARGVVVTHGTDTLEQSSLLVDLLHGPVTGRGPIVFTAAMRASDEPGADGPRNFAAALRVAAEPSAAGRGVLVVVDDLIHPARTVTKVHSLEPPAFRSTPWGPLGTATPDGVEWFPTNQPPSPDWPGPPERSVDVVACYPGMDPAILDRIVENGTRGLVLEGTGAGNLPGHLEPAIIGAVESGVTVVVASRCAFGGARPRYGTAGGGRTLAGLGVLTARQLGPLKARVALMALLGTVDDPEQVRTEWQNSGF, via the coding sequence GTGACGGAGTCGTCGGCGCCGCTACTGGTCCTCACGACGGGCGGCACGATCGCCGCGGTCAGCGATGATGCGACCGGGGTAGTGCCCGGCGACGGGGTGGACCGGCTCACCGCCGGGTTCTCCGGCGGTGAGATCGTCGTCGAGCAGGTGGCGTCGACGACGAGTTGGAACCTGACGGTCGACGACGTGGTCGACATCGGCGGGCGGGCTGCTCGGGCGCTGGCGGATGGCGAGGCACGCGGCGTCGTCGTCACCCACGGCACCGACACGCTCGAGCAGTCCTCGCTGCTGGTGGACCTGCTCCACGGGCCGGTCACCGGGCGCGGGCCGATCGTCTTCACGGCTGCGATGCGTGCGAGTGACGAACCGGGGGCGGACGGGCCGCGCAACTTCGCGGCAGCCCTGCGGGTGGCGGCCGAGCCGTCGGCCGCGGGACGCGGGGTCCTCGTCGTCGTCGACGACCTGATCCACCCGGCCCGCACCGTCACGAAGGTCCACTCACTCGAGCCGCCCGCGTTCCGGTCGACGCCGTGGGGTCCGCTCGGGACCGCGACACCCGATGGGGTCGAGTGGTTCCCGACGAATCAGCCGCCCTCCCCCGACTGGCCCGGTCCGCCCGAGCGTTCCGTGGACGTGGTGGCCTGCTACCCGGGGATGGACCCGGCGATCCTCGACCGGATCGTGGAGAACGGGACCCGGGGCCTCGTCCTGGAGGGCACGGGCGCGGGGAACCTGCCGGGCCACCTCGAACCGGCGATCATCGGCGCCGTCGAGTCGGGCGTGACCGTCGTCGTGGCGAGCCGGTGTGCCTTCGGCGGGGCGCGGCCTCGCTACGGCACCGCCGGTGGTGGCCGCACTCTCGCCGGACTCGGGGTGCTGACCGCTCGGCAACTCGGCCCACTGAAAGCCCGGGTGGCACTCATGGCCCTGCTCGGGACCGTGGACGATCCCGAGCAGGTGAGGACTGAGTGGCAGAACTCCGGTTTCTAA